The DNA segment GGCTGGGCCCGTCCATGCAAAATAATACCTTCCTCTATTCTTCCTTGCCCTTCCGGTGTTTCTCCATGTGCACACAATTGCCCCAGTTGTTGAACTCGACTACATCCATGTATGCTCTCATCAGCAAAACCCCCCTGCCGGAGGGCTTTTCAAGATTCTCGTCACACCGCGGATCCGGCACCTCATCGGGCTTGAAACCCCTGCCGCAATCGCAGATATCTATCTCAAATTTCTCACGCCCGATCGACCACTCGATCGTCACTTCCTTATCCGGGTCCATCCCGTTTCCATGCTCGGCAGCATTGACCACCGCCTCTTCCAGAGCCAGGTGTATCGCGAACACCTCTTCCTCGGTAAAATTACCGTCTTTGACCTCGCCGATCAGCCGTCGGCAGGCCGACCGCACACCATCGTTGGTGCTCGGTATGACCATCTTCTTGCGTTCGGCTGAATGAGGCTCCATAACTAGATATCGTCCTGTAAAGGAATGAACTGAAAAATCGGTGCGCGATTTTCAAAAATCTATGAAAATATCCCATCTAAGTATCTGCAGCAAATGCACTTAGAACGAAGAAACAGCCTCGTCCCTGCTGTCATATATCTCAAAAACCTTATCCAGCCGGGTGATCTTGAAAATCTCGTAGATCTTCTGGTCGATACAGCAAAGGTGCATCTTGCCCTGGTTTTCGTAAACCTTTTTGCTCAAACGAATTAGCAATCCCAGAACCGCACTGCTGAGAAATTTCACATTCTCGAAACTGATCACCAGCTCCACCCCTGTGCCGTCCTCGACCAGCGGCAGTATAGAGTCTTCCAGGGCCTGTATGTCGGGCTCTTCCAACAACTTCTCATCAGTCGGCACCACAAGAACCACATCACCAACGTACTGAACAGCAATTTTCGGGCTTGATTGTTCCATTTTGCACTCCATTATACGGCACATTAATTCTCGTGAAGATAGCCCACCGCAAGACAAATGTCAAGCAGTACGTTATCTCAGTCGGCAGTTTAGGCCCGAAAACTGCAATATTATGACTGCCGCACCCACTGCCGAAATGCCTGTCCGCACATGATTCATCTCAATTTTCCGATCCAGGGATTCTGCTGCCAGCGTGAATGATGTGAGAAGCTGTAAACTTTTAAATTCAAAAAACCAGGCAGAATTCCCGATTTCTAGGCAAAAAACGAAGTTTTTGCTGCTTGAGTTGGGTTTTGTTGGCGAAATTGAAATATGGGAATTGTCAAGTGATACTTACTACTACTAGATAATAAGGACGATACCGTATGCCAAAAGTTTTTTTGTATTTCGAGCAAATATCTCTTGCAAGTACCTGACAATTTTGGATAATACCGCCCTAAGTACATTAGTGACTCTTGCATGCCTAATAGTATAAGCCGAAAAGAATAAGAAAGCTATTTTATGATTTATTTTGCTTTTTTTCGGCAATTTCTCTTGCGTATTGTGAACTTTTAACAGTAAATAGAGTATGAAGACATAAAGAGCACAGAGAGGTCGGGTTGAATTACAACTTAACCCGCTCTTAATGAACTTAAAAAGCATGTACTCAAATAGGCGATCAAGCATTTTTATAACTTTAATACGGAGATGACAAATGAAGATTAGCAGATCGACAGGTTACGCACTGGTAGCTGTGGGCTACATCGCCCAGAATTACAAAGACGGCGCAGTATTGGCTGCAAGAGTTTCTAAGGAATATGACATTCCGCTGGAATACCTGCTGAAGATCCTCCAGCAGCTTGTACGTGCAAACGTACTGAGAAGTAAGAGAGGCCCACGCGGCGGTTTCTTCCTGGCACGCCCTGCTGAGGAAATCACGCTGCTGCAGATCATTGAAGCCGTTGACGGCCCGATGATCAGCCACCTGCACCTTGCAGAACAGACAAACAACGCTCCTTTCAGCATCAAGATGGAAGAAGTATGCAGAAATGCTACAGAGCAGGTTAAGGAAATCTTCGGCAGTGCTAAGCTTTCTGATCTTCTTAAGGGCTAAGCTGAGAAGATATGGAAATAAAGCAGTTTCAGGAATGGATCAGCAACAAGTACGAGCAACGAGACCTGGAGCGCGGAACGCCGGCCACTTTCATGTGGTTCGTTGAGGAAGTGGGCGAGCTTGCAACCGCGCTTGCAGAGGATGACTTTGAAAACAAGCAGGAAGAATTCGCAGACGTATTAGCATGGCTTTGCACACTGGCCAATATAAACGGTATTGACCTGGACAAGGCGTGCACAAAGAAATACGTTGAGAATGATATCGAAGGCTTTAAGTAAAAGCCGGCGAATTTACAAGGTGGGTCTCTTTGGAGCCCCGCCTTTTTTTGGGTTCATCACGGAACAATGTGGAACATTCAACTGTGCTGTCGCAGTATTAAGAAACTGTTTCAAAACTCAGATTTGTCTTTCGGGGGTCCTTTTTCCGTTCGGCTGTGTTGGTGAGTTGTTTTGGTGGTTGGGCCGGGGCAGAATTTAACAGCCGCGCCTCCGACGTACTTGCCGTAGGGTCCATTCTCGGCGGACTTTTTTATAAATATTATGCGGCTGGTGGGTGCGGGAAATGGTCGTGGTGTTGGGACGTTGAGTTGGTTGGCTGAAGTTTTGTGATGATCTTTTGTTCGGGCTTGACAGTTTGGGATGTACAGGTGGGCTTCAACCATGGTGCTGCAGAGCGGGCCCAAACATGCCACCAAGATGTAAGTCATTGATGAGAAAGCATTTAC comes from the Anaerohalosphaera lusitana genome and includes:
- a CDS encoding ATP-binding protein, which produces MEPHSAERKKMVIPSTNDGVRSACRRLIGEVKDGNFTEEEVFAIHLALEEAVVNAAEHGNGMDPDKEVTIEWSIGREKFEIDICDCGRGFKPDEVPDPRCDENLEKPSGRGVLLMRAYMDVVEFNNWGNCVHMEKHRKGKEE
- a CDS encoding STAS domain-containing protein — encoded protein: MEQSSPKIAVQYVGDVVLVVPTDEKLLEEPDIQALEDSILPLVEDGTGVELVISFENVKFLSSAVLGLLIRLSKKVYENQGKMHLCCIDQKIYEIFKITRLDKVFEIYDSRDEAVSSF
- a CDS encoding RrF2 family transcriptional regulator gives rise to the protein MKISRSTGYALVAVGYIAQNYKDGAVLAARVSKEYDIPLEYLLKILQQLVRANVLRSKRGPRGGFFLARPAEEITLLQIIEAVDGPMISHLHLAEQTNNAPFSIKMEEVCRNATEQVKEIFGSAKLSDLLKG
- a CDS encoding MazG nucleotide pyrophosphohydrolase domain-containing protein, producing MEIKQFQEWISNKYEQRDLERGTPATFMWFVEEVGELATALAEDDFENKQEEFADVLAWLCTLANINGIDLDKACTKKYVENDIEGFK